A portion of the Thunnus maccoyii chromosome 20, fThuMac1.1, whole genome shotgun sequence genome contains these proteins:
- the mrpl58 gene encoding peptidyl-tRNA hydrolase ICT1, mitochondrial, which produces MAAHIARRCYLLCSNVSAGITVIPQHVKLRGVIIRDINNTLQPSAGYGTRGTDTTQDTQVHVPVDRLTVSYSRSSGPGGQHVNKVNTKAEVRFHLHTADWIPEDVRQKILEKNKNRINKAGELLVTSELSRSQQRNFWDCIQKISAIIAEASEKPREPTAEDIALRAARLEKRNKERLKQKKIHSATKQSRRVDFD; this is translated from the exons ATGGCGGCACATATAGCACGGCGTTGCTATTTACTTTGTAGTAACGTTAGTGCAGGAATAACCGTGATTCCTCAGCATGTAAAACTACGAGGTGTTATAATAAGAGACATAAACAACACTCTCCAGCCGAGTGCTGGTTACGGGACCCGAGGGACAGACACTACACAG GACACTCAAGTGCACGTTCCAGTGG ACCGTCTGACAGTATCTTACAGCAGAAGCAGTGGTCCTGGTGGTCAGCATGTCAATAAAG TCAACACAAAAGCAGAGGTCCGATTCCACCTGCATACAGCCGACTGGATCCCAGAAGATGTTCGACAGAAAATCCTTGAAAAG AACAAAAACCGCATTAACAAGGCCGGGGAGTTGCTGGTGACCTCAGAGCTGAGCAGGAGCCAGCAGAGAAACTTTTGGGACTGTATACAGAAGATCTCCGCCATCATCGCTGAGGCCAGTGAGAAGCCACGTGAGCCAACAGCAGAGGACATAGCCCTTAGGGCAGCCAG GTTAGAGAAGAGGAACAAGGAGCGACTCAAACAGAAGAAGATTCATTCAGCGACCAAGCAGAGCAGACGAGTGGATTTTGATTAA